A single genomic interval of Portunus trituberculatus isolate SZX2019 chromosome 41, ASM1759143v1, whole genome shotgun sequence harbors:
- the LOC123516905 gene encoding uncharacterized protein LOC123516905, producing MSTSGSSVGQGPHFVPLGMALTPRSLLKRHKLPTAAHLHAPTAPSGLDLSRPLLLYNTYNSTKVRGVSLRPGKDGALIPQGPSIVIPDSYTGWFAIMTSDGRTASYYSTVEQVASSKVTFFLTRYDVPSYTKTEESDGTFSYQKSVVQSGHVLKLLGIYEDLNARRTNSSGRGHDSSSSSSVFTCDKYAQCLNYRNEVLFLPFSASGRFYTTAHKSSKNPNHVYLMAHILKNHRLPLTVRLVCGYMPRVPCNFTGMLRLEQAQKESVILACTMTDEAQATLFEIDVSSNFALTPVKDPMFPKTPIFLKTVSYCEDEAEAWRRQIKVTHHVTEKRSRSLTRSLSDKFVEPLSNIRPLSFSFLSDHDKRKGRERDLSREGRPPPTSKDKSRDFKFKDFRRRENSVEKTKFTYHDNSNGYNSYPLKDSGREHKKADLRKISKQNTYVLQNGKTAKQPEKKPESESGSFISFRSIENMDYSRVVDDISPVSERREEGEDHYAEICSQTLKNKNMNKNDGPLSLPNLSLFQTKKGKEAVSRKFSNSSINSNSSSLRSQCSLRNPVRQVISNGLSESESIKVSVMSPGSKLLSENAPRKERTNRNRLLEAFREKMYDRNTVSQSTHERVFEKDKDDEVCCEEVIKKNKCIFPESRNAEKQHSVSDRMERNLMDKPNEALQEKSGSARNTNGCDVNEVYIIRVVVKDREENNMSTLAKDKSGGYYMKIRGFEVPKDEMKNVIDVNEINGYDSLC from the exons atgtccACGTCAGGATCGTCTGTAGGACAGGGGCCACACTTCGTCCCCCTGGGCATGGCCCTCACGCCCCGAAGCCTCCTGAAGAGGCACAAGTTGCCCACTGCGGCGCACCTCCACGCACCCACAGCACCTTCTGGACTTGATCTCTCCCGCCCGCTGCTCCTCTACAACACCTACAACTCGACAAAG GTGCGGGGCGTGTCTCTGCGACCAGGGAAGGATGGCGCGCTCATCCCGCAGGGTCCTTCAATAGTTATCCCAGACTCATACACTG GCTGGTTTGCCATCATGACAAGTGATGGACGTACAGCATCCTACTACTCCACAGTGGAGCAGGTGGCATCCAGCAAAGTGACCTTCTTCCTCACCCGCTATGATGTACCTTCTTACACAAAAACtgaagaaa gTGATGGCACATTCTCTTATCAGAAGAGTGTTGTTCAGAGTGGCCATGTATTGAAACTGCTGGGTATCTATGAAGACCTCAATGCTCGTCGCACAAATAGTAGTGGACGAGgccatgattcctcctcctcttcctctgtcttcacATGTGACAAGTATGCACAGTGCCTCAACTACAGGAATGAG GTATTGTTCCTGCCTTTCTCAGCATCAGGCCGTTTCTACACAACGGCACACAAAAGCAGCAAAAATCCCAACCATGTATATTTGATGGCTCACATCCTCAAGAACCACCGCCTACCCCTCACAGTACGACTAGTGTGTGGGTACATGCCAAGGGTTCCTTGTAATTTCACAG GAATGCTACGCCTAGAGCAAGCCCAGAAGGAGTCAGTGATCCTGGCTTGCACCATGACTGATGAAGCTCAAGCAACTTTATTTGAAATTGATGTCTCCTCCAACTTTGCTCTGACACCAGTCAAGGACCCCATGTTCCCCAAGACCCCAATCTTCCTCAAAACTGTGTCATACTGTGAAGACGAGGCTGAGGCCTGGCGCCGCCAGATCAAG gTGACTCATCATGTGACAGAGAAGAGGTCAAGATCATTGACCAGGTCACTGAGTGACAAATTTGTAGAACCATTAAGCAACATTCGACCCCtcagtttctctttcctttctgatCACGACAAGAGGAAAGGGCGAGAGCGGGACCTTTCAAGGGAAGGAAGACCACCTCCCACCAGTAAGGACAAAAGCCGAGACTTCAAATTCAAAGACTTCCGacgaagggaaaacagtgtAGAGAAGACAAAGTTCACTTATCATGACAACTCCAATGGATACAACAGCTATCCTCTCAAAGACTCTGGAAGGGAACATAAAAAGGCAGACCTTCGAAAGATCTCAAAGCAGAACACTTATGTTCTACAGAATGGTAAGACAGCAAAGCAACCTGAAAAAAAGCCTGAAAGTGAGAGTGGCAGTTTTATATCATTCAGATCTATAGAGAATATGGATTATTCACGTGTGGTTGACGATATCAGTCCAGTatcagaaagaagagaggaaggtgaggatCATTATGCAGAGATCTGCTCTCAGactctaaaaaataaaaacatgaataaaaatgatgGTCCTCTCAGCTTGCCAAACCTCAGTCTATTCCAAaccaaaaaagggaaggaagcggTTTCCAGGAAGTTCTCCAACAGTAGCATCAACTCAAATAGTTCCAGTCTGAGGAGTCAGTGTTCTCTAAGAAATCCTGTGAGGCAGGTTATCAGTAATGGATTAAGTGAAAGTGAAAGTATAAAAGTAAGTGTTATGTCACCAGGAAGTAAGTTATTAAGTGAAAATGCTcctaggaaagaaagaacaaacagaaaTAGATTACTGGAAGCCTTtagagaaaaaatgtatgatAGAAATACAGTGAGTCAATCAACTCATGAAAGAGTATTTGAAAAGGACAAAGATGATGAGGTGTGTTGTGAAGAAGttataaaaaagaacaagtgtATCTTCCCAGAATCTAGAAATGCAGAAAAACAACATAGTGTGAGTGATAGGATGGAAAGAAATCTTATGGATAAACCAAATGAAGCCTTGCAAGAAAAGAGTGGCAGTGCACGGAACACCAATGGCTGTGACGTCAATGAAGTTTACATCATACGTGTGGTTGTGAAAGACCGTGAGGAAAACAACATGTCCACCTTGGCTAAGGATAAGTCTGGTGGCTACTACATGAAGATCAGAGGCTTTGAGGTCCCTAAGGATGAGATGAAAAATGTGATAGACGTAAATGAGATAAATGGATATGATTCCCTTTGTTGA
- the LOC123516906 gene encoding keratin-associated protein 21-1-like yields MKTLTILGIMAATLLGLVAGDADAEPSLGLGGGYHVSNIYGYGLGPRLGYGLGYGYGLGYGFGVGLGHKLGYRPYGLIGGHYRRKREAEPKAEADPGLITGHKKIHHESYAVVLPPLGLGYGLGYGLPYGYGHSYGLPYIGGYLG; encoded by the exons ATGAAGACTCTG ACAATCCTGGGAATAATGGCGGCTACCCTGTTGGGGCTGGTAGCAGGCGACGCTGATGCTGAGCCGTCGTTAGGCCTGGGCGGGGGGTACCACGTTTCTAACATCTATGGGTACGGTTTGGGACCCAGACTAGGTTATGGTCTGGGTTACGGATATGGCCTTGGGTATGGCTTTGGAGTAGGCCTTGGACATAAGCTGGGATATAGACCGTACGGCCTCATTGGCGGTCATTATCGCCGCAAACGTGAGGCGGAACCCAAGGCTGAAGCCGATCCCGGTCTGATCACGGGTCACAAGAAGATTCACCACGAGAGCTACGCCGTGGTTCTTCCTCCCCTCGGCCTTGGTTATGGACTTGGTTACGGCCTTCCCTATGGGTACGGGCATAGCTATGGGTTGCCTTATATTGGTGGCTATTTGGGCTAG